The following is a genomic window from Acidobacteriota bacterium.
CAGAATGTAGATGATGTTATTAAAGTCTTTAAGGCTCCTTTTGTTCAGGCAGCAGCGAACATAAATGCTCTTAGTTTAATTTTTCTCTTTCCTGGAATTGTTGGAATAATGTTATTTCTTTATCAGAAAGCCAAGGGATTATCAGTTGTCGGGTTTACATTTGGAGTCTTAGGATTCCTCTTATTCTTTCTTGAAATGTTTATTGAATCAGGAATTGGAAGAATTGCGTGGGGACAGGAGCAGATGATAGCACCCGAAGCTGTAAAAACATCTGTTGGGATTTTCTATCTACTGGATGAATTTATAATGTTTCCAGGTCTTTTTCTAACAGCTGTATTTTATCTTCTATTTGGTTTTGCGTTCAAAAGGTTTGATGGCATCTCAAAAACAATTGGTAATCTCTTCCTCCTTACGGTTTTATTCTTTATTCTTACCTTTATTTTCTTCGCTGTGAAAAGTAATCTAATTGCAAGTATCTGTATTCTTATTCAGGTTATACTTGTTGCTATAGCTTTAGTAATGGCTGGGAGCATGTTAAGAAAGTTTGAGCCTACTGATTAAAGAATAAAAAAACTATTATATTTTTTAGACCAAAAAACAACATCTTAAACTGAGAAAGTTAAATTTGTAAAATATTATTTTCTCGTTTATTATTTAATTGTATTCCAGGGAGAGAAGTCTGATTTAACAGGCATCAAAAGTTAGAATGAAATTCTATGTTTAACAAAGAAGAAAAATGGATTGAAATTTATACTGCTAACGGTAAAACTGAGGCAGATATAATAAAATCAAAGTTAGAATCCGAAGATATTCCTGTTTTTTTAAAATATGACGTTATAGGAACGATTTTCGGGATCACTCTAAATGGCCTTGGAAAAGTAAAAATTCTTGTTCCTGAATTAAAATCAGAAGAGGCAAAAATACTCTTAAACATATAAGCTACGCAAGTAAACTAATACAAACGCATTAAGTAAGATGACATATACTCATAGTATTGTCATTCCCGCGTAGGCGGGAATCCAGTTTTATCATTATGTTTCTGGATTCCTGCTTTTGCAGGAATGACGGTAAATGTAACATTATTAATTTCGTTTATATTAATACAAATGCAATAAATGATGTTACATGTAGGGCAGGGTTTTAGCCTTGTATTAAGCAACCCCCGAATCAACCCATGAAACAAGTTCAGGGCAAGGTTCGGGGCAGGCTCTGAAGGGTTGCCCTACAAATTATTTATTGCATTTGTATTAATATATTTCCTAAGGAAGAAAAAACGCTTCCAGAAATAAAAATGTAAGTTGCTATTTAAATTTAAACCTTAA
Proteins encoded in this region:
- a CDS encoding DUF2007 domain-containing protein, with translation MFNKEEKWIEIYTANGKTEADIIKSKLESEDIPVFLKYDVIGTIFGITLNGLGKVKILVPELKSEEAKILLNI